A single genomic interval of Halichondria panicea chromosome 2, odHalPani1.1, whole genome shotgun sequence harbors:
- the LOC135330957 gene encoding proteoglycan 4-like produces MVLFLVFVIVVVCVCKCKSKRNQATRGVEENPSNTEDDALSLYTQVNKENNTQQEEAPPINPYQESIYAEVKKTRLFTKNGHVDKEPHYSTPSNASTPQYSVPSTVLMDTPQYSTPLSKDASDNLKEPQYSTPISRGATLTRKPQYSTPVSTLPRDYPKETQYSTPVSKETTSPPTKKPQVMYADIKVSTLSRTTGDESTKSNKNDKIEVQYSEIQA; encoded by the exons ATGGTATTATTCCTTGTTTTTGTTATTGTGGTAGTGTGTGTCTGCAAGTGCAAGAGCAAAAGGAATCAAGCTACAAGAGGTGTTG AGGAGAATCCAAGCAACACAGAAGATGATGCCCTCTCATTGTATACACAAGTCAACAAGGAGAATA ATACCCAACAAGAGGAGGCCCCTCCAATTAACCCTTATCAGGAAAGCATCTACGCGGAGGTAAAGAAGACGAGACTGTTTACTAAGAACGGGCATGTTGACAAGGAGCCACACTACAGCACCCCTAGCAATGCCTCTACACCACAGTACAGTGTACCTAGCACTGTTCTCATGGATACACCACAATACAGTACCCCACTTTCAAAGGACGCTAGCGATAACCTTAAGGAGCCACAGTACAGCACTCCTATTTCTAGGGGGGCTACCCTTACCCGTAAGCCCCAATACAGTACGCCTGTTAGCACACTACCCAGGGATTACCCTAAGGAGACACAGTACAGCACACCTGTTTCCAAGGAGACTACATCACCACCCACTAAGAAACCACAG GTTATGTATGCTGACATAAAGGTTTCCACGTTATCCAGAACCACGGGGGATGAATCTACAAAGTCAAATAAA AATGACAAGATTGAAGTACAGTACTCGGAAATTCAAGCATAA
- the LOC135330900 gene encoding uncharacterized protein LOC135330900 isoform X1, with protein MSIKAILCAVCDLSDGRSAGQVFMTQIEPMAGHRIFHFVLIKKNQPGTEATLKHAAPRCIYAWLHYKMMVSTEPVIMTRRNFSTLWVHTGKSTNKDSKQKNNLVKMSWASGIFLIVVVALVQAKPQYEVQVQSPVSFSYAPGNQNQLFDGTCCSPNESCLSEETNCCFTACNETQITLCFREAQHSTNDSDSTNCPLGMATVLSDTVAYNSTANLTTTTTTYTGSFQLFYKVVALQPVREIDHGVSTLNYTIQDIFVRPIVNSGERSFLLIRGIRVVCREGYFGPDCGCRDNSTGHFTCDANGTKVCLPGYQNPETNCTEEALITPEPTTETVPTANPASQTTETSQPTPQTIQQNITTFITEALTTIGITNAGTTMDVLPIAVGGAVGGLVVVVIIILITILLVLKTKRKKKSEEDATTIMNLEELQNNTDGIDALNLYASVNKDANKCAETPQEEAPAVIPYQGQIYSEVEKTGLFGKQESDSTSEEPQYSTATAGTSKLESVDENEEPRYSTTQFLAIDKEPQYSSPNAASASTQALNEEPRYDTTFRGASTATGTNEEPHYSTAIRNVPSNTATQMQINEAGYSILNGDPKRFENVNIGPEYSKLEGTTQVTQHQVQDESQYSELETTKKPEVQIYVAGYSALEEPRYSEIESETKQPQIVYADLEIADTQSADKATTQTSDNMNTTEVQYSHIKNGQSV; from the exons ATGTCGATTAAAGCAATTTTGTGCGCTGTCTGTGACCTTTCTGATGGACGTAGTGCTGGGCAGGTATTTATGACTCAAATCGAGCCAATGGCAG GTCACCGTATTTTCCACTTCGTTCTAATAAAGAAAAATcagcctgggaccgaggctacctTAAAGCATGCAGCTCCAAGATGCATCTATGCATGGCTTCACTATAAGATGATGGTTTCAACTGAGCCTGTAATTATGACGAGAAGGAACTTTTCAACCCTTTGGGTGCACACAGGAAAAAGCACAAATAA AGATTCCAAGCAAAAGAACAACTTGGTGAAGATGAGCTGGGCAAGTGGAATATTTTTGATTGTG GTCGTTGCATTGGTGcaagcaaaaccacaatatgAGGTGCAAGTGCAATCACCTGTCTCATTTTCATACGCTCCTGGAAATCAAAACCAACTATTTGATGGCACTTGCTGTTCACCTAATGAAAGCTGCTTGTCTGAGGAAACCAACTGCTGCTTTACTGCATGTAACGAAACTCAAATCACCCTCTGCTTCAGAGAGGCTCAGCATTCAACAAATGACTCAGACTCTACCAACTGTCCTCTAGGAATGGCAACAGTCCTTTCTGATACAGTGGCATATAATTCTACAGCAAACctaaccaccaccaccaccacgtATACA GGGAGTTTCCAACTTTTCTACAAAGTGGTAGCTTTGCAGCCAGTAAGAGAGATCGACCATGGAGTAAGCACTCTCAACTATACAATACAAGATATTTTTGTGCGTCCAATAGTAAACAGTGGAGAACGATCATTTCTATTGATTCGGGGCATTAGAGTGGTGTGCAGAGAAGGCTACTTTGGTCCTGACTGTGGTTGCAGAGATAATTCCACTGGACACTTCACCTGTGACGCTAATGGTACCAAGGTGTGTCTCCCTGGTTACCAGAACCCTGAGACCAACTGCACGGAAGAAGCACTAATTACACCTGAACCTACAACAGAAACTGTCCCCACTGCTAATCCAGCCTCTCAGACAACAGAAACTTCCCAGCCGACACCACAGACTATACAGCAGAACATTACTACCTTTATAACAGAGGCACTGACTACTATAGGCATAACAAACGCAGGTACTACTATGGATGTTTTGCCGATAGCAGTAGGCGGGGCAGTGGGTGGCCTGGTTGTGGTGGTGATAATCATATTAATCACAATTTTGCTGGTCCTCAAAactaagagaaagaaaaagagCGAAGAAGATG CTACCACAATCATGAATTTAGAGGAGCTTCAGAACAACACTGATGGTATTGACGCTTTGAACTTGTATGCTAGTGTCAACAAAGATGCAA ATAAATGTGCAGAAACACCACAAGAGGAAGCCCCTGCAGTGATCCCTTATCAAGGACAGATCTACTCGGAGGTGGAGAAGACGGGACTGTTTGGTAAGCAGGAGAGTGATTCAACTAGTGAGGAGCCTCAGTACAGCACGGCAACAGCTGGTACTTCTAAACTGGAGAGTGTCGATGAGAACGAAGAGCCAAGGTACAGCACAACTCAATTCCTAGCTATTGATAAGGAGCCACAGTACAGTTCTCCCAATGCTGCGAGTGCATCGACTCAGGCACTCAATGAAGAGCCTCGATATGACACCACTTTTAGAGGTGCCTCTACGGCAACTGGAACCAACGAAGAACCACATTACAGCACTGCCATTAGAAACGTGCCCTCAAACACAGCTACACAG ATGCAGATAAATGAGGCTGGCTACAGTATTCTAAACGGTGACCCTAAACGCTTCGAAAATGTGAATATTGGACCGGAATACTCCAAGCTGGAGGGCACCACACAAGTGACACAACATCAG GTACAGGACGAGAGTCAGTATTCGGAACTTGAGACTACCAAGAAGCCTGAGGTCCAG ATCTATGTGGCTGGCTACAGTGCACTTGAAGAACCTCGATACTCTGAAATTGAAAGTGAAACTAAGCAACCACAG ATTGTGTATGCTGATTTAGAGATTGCGGATACACAGAGTGCTGACAAAGCAACTACACAAACG TCTGACAACATGAACACAACAGAAGTACAGTACTCGCACATTAAGAACGGACAGTCAGTTTAG
- the LOC135330900 gene encoding uncharacterized protein LOC135330900 isoform X2, whose translation MSIKAILCAVCDLSDGRSAGQVFMTQIEPMAGHRIFHFVLIKKNQPGTEATLKHAAPRCIYAWLHYKMMVSTEPVIMTRRNFSTLWVHTGKSTNKDSKQKNNLVKMSWASGIFLIVVVALVQAKPQYEVQVQSPVSFSYAPGNQNQLFDGTCCSPNESCLSEETNCCFTACNETQITLCFREAQHSTNDSDSTNCPLGMATVLSDTVAYNSTANLTTTTTTYTGSFQLFYKVVALQPVREIDHGVSTLNYTIQDIFVRPIVNSGERSFLLIRGIRVVCREGYFGPDCGCRDNSTGHFTCDANGTKVCLPGYQNPETNCTEEALITPEPTTETVPTANPASQTTETSQPTPQTIQQNITTFITEALTTIGITNAGTTMDVLPIAVGGAVGGLVVVVIIILITILLVLKTKRKKKSEEDATTIMNLEELQNNTDGIDALNLYASVNKDANKCAETPQEEAPAVIPYQGQIYSEVEKTGLFGKQESDSTSEEPQYSTATAGTSKLESVDENEEPSSPNAASASTQALNEEPRYDTTFRGASTATGTNEEPHYSTAIRNVPSNTATQMQINEAGYSILNGDPKRFENVNIGPEYSKLEGTTQVTQHQVQDESQYSELETTKKPEVQIYVAGYSALEEPRYSEIESETKQPQIVYADLEIADTQSADKATTQTSDNMNTTEVQYSHIKNGQSV comes from the exons ATGTCGATTAAAGCAATTTTGTGCGCTGTCTGTGACCTTTCTGATGGACGTAGTGCTGGGCAGGTATTTATGACTCAAATCGAGCCAATGGCAG GTCACCGTATTTTCCACTTCGTTCTAATAAAGAAAAATcagcctgggaccgaggctacctTAAAGCATGCAGCTCCAAGATGCATCTATGCATGGCTTCACTATAAGATGATGGTTTCAACTGAGCCTGTAATTATGACGAGAAGGAACTTTTCAACCCTTTGGGTGCACACAGGAAAAAGCACAAATAA AGATTCCAAGCAAAAGAACAACTTGGTGAAGATGAGCTGGGCAAGTGGAATATTTTTGATTGTG GTCGTTGCATTGGTGcaagcaaaaccacaatatgAGGTGCAAGTGCAATCACCTGTCTCATTTTCATACGCTCCTGGAAATCAAAACCAACTATTTGATGGCACTTGCTGTTCACCTAATGAAAGCTGCTTGTCTGAGGAAACCAACTGCTGCTTTACTGCATGTAACGAAACTCAAATCACCCTCTGCTTCAGAGAGGCTCAGCATTCAACAAATGACTCAGACTCTACCAACTGTCCTCTAGGAATGGCAACAGTCCTTTCTGATACAGTGGCATATAATTCTACAGCAAACctaaccaccaccaccaccacgtATACA GGGAGTTTCCAACTTTTCTACAAAGTGGTAGCTTTGCAGCCAGTAAGAGAGATCGACCATGGAGTAAGCACTCTCAACTATACAATACAAGATATTTTTGTGCGTCCAATAGTAAACAGTGGAGAACGATCATTTCTATTGATTCGGGGCATTAGAGTGGTGTGCAGAGAAGGCTACTTTGGTCCTGACTGTGGTTGCAGAGATAATTCCACTGGACACTTCACCTGTGACGCTAATGGTACCAAGGTGTGTCTCCCTGGTTACCAGAACCCTGAGACCAACTGCACGGAAGAAGCACTAATTACACCTGAACCTACAACAGAAACTGTCCCCACTGCTAATCCAGCCTCTCAGACAACAGAAACTTCCCAGCCGACACCACAGACTATACAGCAGAACATTACTACCTTTATAACAGAGGCACTGACTACTATAGGCATAACAAACGCAGGTACTACTATGGATGTTTTGCCGATAGCAGTAGGCGGGGCAGTGGGTGGCCTGGTTGTGGTGGTGATAATCATATTAATCACAATTTTGCTGGTCCTCAAAactaagagaaagaaaaagagCGAAGAAGATG CTACCACAATCATGAATTTAGAGGAGCTTCAGAACAACACTGATGGTATTGACGCTTTGAACTTGTATGCTAGTGTCAACAAAGATGCAA ATAAATGTGCAGAAACACCACAAGAGGAAGCCCCTGCAGTGATCCCTTATCAAGGACAGATCTACTCGGAGGTGGAGAAGACGGGACTGTTTGGTAAGCAGGAGAGTGATTCAACTAGTGAGGAGCCTCAGTACAGCACGGCAACAGCTGGTACTTCTAAACTGGAGAGTGTCGATGAGAACGAAGAGCCAAG TTCTCCCAATGCTGCGAGTGCATCGACTCAGGCACTCAATGAAGAGCCTCGATATGACACCACTTTTAGAGGTGCCTCTACGGCAACTGGAACCAACGAAGAACCACATTACAGCACTGCCATTAGAAACGTGCCCTCAAACACAGCTACACAG ATGCAGATAAATGAGGCTGGCTACAGTATTCTAAACGGTGACCCTAAACGCTTCGAAAATGTGAATATTGGACCGGAATACTCCAAGCTGGAGGGCACCACACAAGTGACACAACATCAG GTACAGGACGAGAGTCAGTATTCGGAACTTGAGACTACCAAGAAGCCTGAGGTCCAG ATCTATGTGGCTGGCTACAGTGCACTTGAAGAACCTCGATACTCTGAAATTGAAAGTGAAACTAAGCAACCACAG ATTGTGTATGCTGATTTAGAGATTGCGGATACACAGAGTGCTGACAAAGCAACTACACAAACG TCTGACAACATGAACACAACAGAAGTACAGTACTCGCACATTAAGAACGGACAGTCAGTTTAG
- the LOC135330900 gene encoding uncharacterized protein LOC135330900 isoform X3 — MMVSTEPVIMTRRNFSTLWVHTGKSTNKDSKQKNNLVKMSWASGIFLIVVVALVQAKPQYEVQVQSPVSFSYAPGNQNQLFDGTCCSPNESCLSEETNCCFTACNETQITLCFREAQHSTNDSDSTNCPLGMATVLSDTVAYNSTANLTTTTTTYTGSFQLFYKVVALQPVREIDHGVSTLNYTIQDIFVRPIVNSGERSFLLIRGIRVVCREGYFGPDCGCRDNSTGHFTCDANGTKVCLPGYQNPETNCTEEALITPEPTTETVPTANPASQTTETSQPTPQTIQQNITTFITEALTTIGITNAGTTMDVLPIAVGGAVGGLVVVVIIILITILLVLKTKRKKKSEEDATTIMNLEELQNNTDGIDALNLYASVNKDANKCAETPQEEAPAVIPYQGQIYSEVEKTGLFGKQESDSTSEEPQYSTATAGTSKLESVDENEEPRYSTTQFLAIDKEPQYSSPNAASASTQALNEEPRYDTTFRGASTATGTNEEPHYSTAIRNVPSNTATQMQINEAGYSILNGDPKRFENVNIGPEYSKLEGTTQVTQHQVQDESQYSELETTKKPEVQIYVAGYSALEEPRYSEIESETKQPQIVYADLEIADTQSADKATTQTSDNMNTTEVQYSHIKNGQSV, encoded by the exons ATGATGGTTTCAACTGAGCCTGTAATTATGACGAGAAGGAACTTTTCAACCCTTTGGGTGCACACAGGAAAAAGCACAAATAA AGATTCCAAGCAAAAGAACAACTTGGTGAAGATGAGCTGGGCAAGTGGAATATTTTTGATTGTG GTCGTTGCATTGGTGcaagcaaaaccacaatatgAGGTGCAAGTGCAATCACCTGTCTCATTTTCATACGCTCCTGGAAATCAAAACCAACTATTTGATGGCACTTGCTGTTCACCTAATGAAAGCTGCTTGTCTGAGGAAACCAACTGCTGCTTTACTGCATGTAACGAAACTCAAATCACCCTCTGCTTCAGAGAGGCTCAGCATTCAACAAATGACTCAGACTCTACCAACTGTCCTCTAGGAATGGCAACAGTCCTTTCTGATACAGTGGCATATAATTCTACAGCAAACctaaccaccaccaccaccacgtATACA GGGAGTTTCCAACTTTTCTACAAAGTGGTAGCTTTGCAGCCAGTAAGAGAGATCGACCATGGAGTAAGCACTCTCAACTATACAATACAAGATATTTTTGTGCGTCCAATAGTAAACAGTGGAGAACGATCATTTCTATTGATTCGGGGCATTAGAGTGGTGTGCAGAGAAGGCTACTTTGGTCCTGACTGTGGTTGCAGAGATAATTCCACTGGACACTTCACCTGTGACGCTAATGGTACCAAGGTGTGTCTCCCTGGTTACCAGAACCCTGAGACCAACTGCACGGAAGAAGCACTAATTACACCTGAACCTACAACAGAAACTGTCCCCACTGCTAATCCAGCCTCTCAGACAACAGAAACTTCCCAGCCGACACCACAGACTATACAGCAGAACATTACTACCTTTATAACAGAGGCACTGACTACTATAGGCATAACAAACGCAGGTACTACTATGGATGTTTTGCCGATAGCAGTAGGCGGGGCAGTGGGTGGCCTGGTTGTGGTGGTGATAATCATATTAATCACAATTTTGCTGGTCCTCAAAactaagagaaagaaaaagagCGAAGAAGATG CTACCACAATCATGAATTTAGAGGAGCTTCAGAACAACACTGATGGTATTGACGCTTTGAACTTGTATGCTAGTGTCAACAAAGATGCAA ATAAATGTGCAGAAACACCACAAGAGGAAGCCCCTGCAGTGATCCCTTATCAAGGACAGATCTACTCGGAGGTGGAGAAGACGGGACTGTTTGGTAAGCAGGAGAGTGATTCAACTAGTGAGGAGCCTCAGTACAGCACGGCAACAGCTGGTACTTCTAAACTGGAGAGTGTCGATGAGAACGAAGAGCCAAGGTACAGCACAACTCAATTCCTAGCTATTGATAAGGAGCCACAGTACAGTTCTCCCAATGCTGCGAGTGCATCGACTCAGGCACTCAATGAAGAGCCTCGATATGACACCACTTTTAGAGGTGCCTCTACGGCAACTGGAACCAACGAAGAACCACATTACAGCACTGCCATTAGAAACGTGCCCTCAAACACAGCTACACAG ATGCAGATAAATGAGGCTGGCTACAGTATTCTAAACGGTGACCCTAAACGCTTCGAAAATGTGAATATTGGACCGGAATACTCCAAGCTGGAGGGCACCACACAAGTGACACAACATCAG GTACAGGACGAGAGTCAGTATTCGGAACTTGAGACTACCAAGAAGCCTGAGGTCCAG ATCTATGTGGCTGGCTACAGTGCACTTGAAGAACCTCGATACTCTGAAATTGAAAGTGAAACTAAGCAACCACAG ATTGTGTATGCTGATTTAGAGATTGCGGATACACAGAGTGCTGACAAAGCAACTACACAAACG TCTGACAACATGAACACAACAGAAGTACAGTACTCGCACATTAAGAACGGACAGTCAGTTTAG
- the LOC135330900 gene encoding uncharacterized protein LOC135330900 isoform X4: MSWASGIFLIVVVALVQAKPQYEVQVQSPVSFSYAPGNQNQLFDGTCCSPNESCLSEETNCCFTACNETQITLCFREAQHSTNDSDSTNCPLGMATVLSDTVAYNSTANLTTTTTTYTGSFQLFYKVVALQPVREIDHGVSTLNYTIQDIFVRPIVNSGERSFLLIRGIRVVCREGYFGPDCGCRDNSTGHFTCDANGTKVCLPGYQNPETNCTEEALITPEPTTETVPTANPASQTTETSQPTPQTIQQNITTFITEALTTIGITNAGTTMDVLPIAVGGAVGGLVVVVIIILITILLVLKTKRKKKSEEDATTIMNLEELQNNTDGIDALNLYASVNKDANKCAETPQEEAPAVIPYQGQIYSEVEKTGLFGKQESDSTSEEPQYSTATAGTSKLESVDENEEPRYSTTQFLAIDKEPQYSSPNAASASTQALNEEPRYDTTFRGASTATGTNEEPHYSTAIRNVPSNTATQMQINEAGYSILNGDPKRFENVNIGPEYSKLEGTTQVTQHQVQDESQYSELETTKKPEVQIYVAGYSALEEPRYSEIESETKQPQIVYADLEIADTQSADKATTQTSDNMNTTEVQYSHIKNGQSV, translated from the exons ATGAGCTGGGCAAGTGGAATATTTTTGATTGTG GTCGTTGCATTGGTGcaagcaaaaccacaatatgAGGTGCAAGTGCAATCACCTGTCTCATTTTCATACGCTCCTGGAAATCAAAACCAACTATTTGATGGCACTTGCTGTTCACCTAATGAAAGCTGCTTGTCTGAGGAAACCAACTGCTGCTTTACTGCATGTAACGAAACTCAAATCACCCTCTGCTTCAGAGAGGCTCAGCATTCAACAAATGACTCAGACTCTACCAACTGTCCTCTAGGAATGGCAACAGTCCTTTCTGATACAGTGGCATATAATTCTACAGCAAACctaaccaccaccaccaccacgtATACA GGGAGTTTCCAACTTTTCTACAAAGTGGTAGCTTTGCAGCCAGTAAGAGAGATCGACCATGGAGTAAGCACTCTCAACTATACAATACAAGATATTTTTGTGCGTCCAATAGTAAACAGTGGAGAACGATCATTTCTATTGATTCGGGGCATTAGAGTGGTGTGCAGAGAAGGCTACTTTGGTCCTGACTGTGGTTGCAGAGATAATTCCACTGGACACTTCACCTGTGACGCTAATGGTACCAAGGTGTGTCTCCCTGGTTACCAGAACCCTGAGACCAACTGCACGGAAGAAGCACTAATTACACCTGAACCTACAACAGAAACTGTCCCCACTGCTAATCCAGCCTCTCAGACAACAGAAACTTCCCAGCCGACACCACAGACTATACAGCAGAACATTACTACCTTTATAACAGAGGCACTGACTACTATAGGCATAACAAACGCAGGTACTACTATGGATGTTTTGCCGATAGCAGTAGGCGGGGCAGTGGGTGGCCTGGTTGTGGTGGTGATAATCATATTAATCACAATTTTGCTGGTCCTCAAAactaagagaaagaaaaagagCGAAGAAGATG CTACCACAATCATGAATTTAGAGGAGCTTCAGAACAACACTGATGGTATTGACGCTTTGAACTTGTATGCTAGTGTCAACAAAGATGCAA ATAAATGTGCAGAAACACCACAAGAGGAAGCCCCTGCAGTGATCCCTTATCAAGGACAGATCTACTCGGAGGTGGAGAAGACGGGACTGTTTGGTAAGCAGGAGAGTGATTCAACTAGTGAGGAGCCTCAGTACAGCACGGCAACAGCTGGTACTTCTAAACTGGAGAGTGTCGATGAGAACGAAGAGCCAAGGTACAGCACAACTCAATTCCTAGCTATTGATAAGGAGCCACAGTACAGTTCTCCCAATGCTGCGAGTGCATCGACTCAGGCACTCAATGAAGAGCCTCGATATGACACCACTTTTAGAGGTGCCTCTACGGCAACTGGAACCAACGAAGAACCACATTACAGCACTGCCATTAGAAACGTGCCCTCAAACACAGCTACACAG ATGCAGATAAATGAGGCTGGCTACAGTATTCTAAACGGTGACCCTAAACGCTTCGAAAATGTGAATATTGGACCGGAATACTCCAAGCTGGAGGGCACCACACAAGTGACACAACATCAG GTACAGGACGAGAGTCAGTATTCGGAACTTGAGACTACCAAGAAGCCTGAGGTCCAG ATCTATGTGGCTGGCTACAGTGCACTTGAAGAACCTCGATACTCTGAAATTGAAAGTGAAACTAAGCAACCACAG ATTGTGTATGCTGATTTAGAGATTGCGGATACACAGAGTGCTGACAAAGCAACTACACAAACG TCTGACAACATGAACACAACAGAAGTACAGTACTCGCACATTAAGAACGGACAGTCAGTTTAG
- the LOC135330916 gene encoding uncharacterized protein LOC135330916: MSKLAYENFHNWGVEEVSSWLGEIHLSNHIPSFERNQITGAHLVELSDKDLRDQLRVVKPSELMALKGAIATLMHPPPKKGQSRTMSVLPKRDRSGSGGNSKQLQSPLGARTQTLPQMHTNWSTTLPSGVIERSVILAPDLREGSAQQLLDDKCRYSGWIRKQGGGHKSWKRRYLILRAGCLYYFSNETAHSPKGKFVLSGYEVSICRETEIVKKYPFVLKVSPLNPQVRTYFVSFGSKGELERWKRELDEEIHQYNQSITERVVMPLGSPPPGSFGEDEEEEQDGGSPHRIYDKVEDDPESPYEKLDTNIYDDPFNGEEGVYDRVEDPSVSGRPEVPTRSRVSLQPTPGSVVLDNTTGEDVDEETDIYLPIIGENSTVLPQVERSVSSPSASTEKPPLDDDYVDPSDEEAEGSDPDSDPDSDGGYYIMFRKPDELMPPSCLFDQLERVDADKLLRQLNVDGTYLIREGRRAGAEKVLSVWHIDRCRHYKLFKDEESFFSLTQGQRFRSLPELLQYYSLQSHLPRSDFYLGNPYCP, from the exons ATGTCGAAGCTAGCCTACGAGAATTTTCATAACTGGGGTGTGGAGGAGGTGTCCTCCTGGCTCGGGGAGATCCACCTCTCCAATCATATCCCATCGTTTGAGCGTAACCAGATTACCGGAGCTCATCTAGTCGAACTCTCGGACAAAGATCTTCGAGATCAACTGAGAGTGGTCAAACCTTCTGAACTCATGGCTCTGAAAGGGGCCATAGCAACATTGATGCACCCACCACCAAAGAAAGGACAAAGCAGAACAATGAGTGTATTACCTAAACGAGACAGGTCCGGCTCTGGTGGTAATTCAAAACAGCTGCAGTCACCGTTGGGTGCACGAACCCAAACGCTCCCTCAAATGCACACCAACTGGTCGACGACACTACCTAGTGGTGTGATAGAGAGGTCCGTCATACTTGCCCCTGATTTAAGAGAAGGCTCTGCTCAACAGCTGTTGGATGATAAGTGTCGCTACAGTGGCTGGATCAGGAAACAAGGAGGTGGTCACAAGAGTT GGAAACGTCGCTACCTCATTCTGAGGGCTGGTTGTCTCTACTACTTCAGTAATGAAACGGCCCATTCTCCAAAGGGAAAATTTGTCCTCTCGGGATATGA GGTGTCGATTTGCCGTGAAACAGAAATAGTTAAGAAATATCCATTTGTGCTCAAGGTTTCACCTTTGAACCCTCAAGTTAGAACCTACTTTGTGTCATTTGGATCAAAAGGAGAACTAGAG AGATGGAAGAGAGAATTGGACGAAGAGATACATCAGTACAATCAGAG catcacAGAGCGGGTGGTGATGCCCCTGGGCAGTCCACCCCCGGGATCATTTGGTGAGGACGAGGAAGAGGAACAAGATGGCGGCTCTCCACACCGTATCTATGACAAAGTGGAAGATGACCCTGAATCTCCCTACGA GAAACTGGACACCAACATCTACGATGACCCATTCAACGGAGAGGAGGGAGTGTATGACAGAGTGGAGGATCCAT CGGTGAGTGGTAGGCCCGAGGTGCCCACCCGCTCACGAGTGTCCCTACAACCGACCCCAGGCAGCGTGGTACTGGACAACACTACTGGAGAAG ATGTTGATGAGGAGACTGACATCTACCTGCCTATCATTGGCGAGAACTCCACTGTGTTACCGCAAGTGGAGCGCTCAGTCTCCTCCCCCTCAGCCTCCACCGAGAAACCACCTCTCGACGATGATTATGTG gACCCCTCTGATGAAGAGGCGGAGGGCAGTGATCCTGACAGTGACCCTGACAGTGATGGAGGCTATTACATTATGTTTCGTAAGCCTGACGAGCTCATGCCCCCGTCCTGCCTCTTTGACCAACTGGAGAGAGTTGACGCCGATAA gtTGCTACGCCAACTGAATGTGGACGGGACATACCTGATACGAGAGGGGAGGCGGGCTGGTGCAGAGAAGGTCCTCTCAGTTTGGCACATAGATCGCTGTCGGCACTACAAGCTATTCAAAGATGAA GAGAGCTTCTTCTCGTTAacacaaggtcaaaggttcAGGAGTTTGCCAGAGCTGCTCCAGTATTATAGCTTACAGTCCCATCTCCCGCGGTCAGACTTTTATCTTGGTAATCCTTATTGTCCGTAG